A genomic segment from Ornithorhynchus anatinus isolate Pmale09 chromosome 16, mOrnAna1.pri.v4, whole genome shotgun sequence encodes:
- the LOC103170502 gene encoding zinc finger protein 628-like, giving the protein MSRKDLGLVKPVSSSPRAPRRSRGRHDESPNSKEEGIGEPGPAGHQRRGAREAEGPTDPKRPHRRGKCKVAALLKRKNQGVCPYCGRSFWSEGRLVPKREAGRPYNCGICGRGFARPLLLKAHLKFHTKAPPFFCGLCGQTFEEVAHLSAHLSTHTQESCHLCPQSFPPVARLTDRLPTHRGLRLFRCSKCGKSFTQRARLLLHQNVHRGRKPYFCLSCRRYFRFQCELRKPLCPA; this is encoded by the coding sequence ATGAGCAGAAAGGACCTAGGACTTGTCAAGCcggtctcctcttcccccagagcTCCCCGGAGAAGCCGCGGGAGGCACGACGAGAGCCCGAACTCCAAAGAGGAAGGAATCGGAGAGCCAGGGCCTGCCGGGCACCAGAGGCGAGGCGCTCGGGAGGCGGAAGGCCCTACGGATCCGAAGAGGCCTCACAGGAGGGGGAAATGCAAGGTGGCCGCTCTCCTCAAACGGAAGAACCAAGGCGTGTGCCCTTACTGCGGGAGGTCCTTCTGGTCGGAAGGTCGCCTGGTCCCGAAACGGGAAGCGGGAAGGCCCTACAACTGTGGGATCTGTGGACGGGGCTtcgcccggcccctcctcctcaaagcccACCTCAAATTCCACACCAAAGCGCCGCCCTTCTTCTGCGGCCTCTGTGGGCAGACCTTCGAGGAGGTGGCTCACCTCAGCGCCCACCTGAGCACCCACACCCAAGAGAGTTGTCACCTCTGCCCGCAGAGCTTTCCCCCGGTGGCCCGGCTCACCGATCGCCTGCCGACCCACCGGGGCCTCAGGCTCTTTAGGTGCTCCAAGTGTGGAAAGAGTTTTACCCAAAgagcccgtctcctcctccaccaaAACGTCCACCGCGGCCGGAAGCCCTACTTCTGCCTCAGTTGTAGGCGGTACTTCCGATTTCAGTGCGAGCTGAGGAAACCTCTCTGCCCCGCCTAG